The Candidatus Gracilibacteria bacterium genome window below encodes:
- a CDS encoding thrombospondin type-1 domain-containing protein codes for MNKYFVQYVVILLSLGFCSTAMGYSTSDCAMAEDLARTGLVYQQNNCSKYSLDRTIYRQEVAALALRVAEKCGRIDNIPDLSDYSCQNIFVDVGVYRPNSWACRSIEILAENGIVTTSRYMNGRSVFQPLQDITRAEALSIIMDSAGLDFRDTIYDDWRFSNSGAVSWQKPVMQYANDNDIISSINTFGPNKVAYRREVFYYVQQSIESCLDGDSSNNNNDDTDNFYITSDDVTPTTNQWVDMTVRARDGTSTDTGYRGTVNFDVYYRSGSSSSWIKTTSSSYYEIDSDYDDSYTFTSSNNGQKTLNNFIRFKKNNYSYKVVVSDEDDDSIEGYKVFTVGSSSNNNNDDTDNFYITSDDVTPTTNQWVDMTVRARDGTSTDTGYRGTVNFDVYYRSGSSSSWIKTTSSSYYEIDSDYDDSYTFTSSNNGQKTLNNFIRFKKNNYSYKVVVSDEDDDSIEGYKVFTVGSSNNDTCDYGEYESGNNCYTCGNRPSNAYYLEQGSCDWECDSGYVERNGYCEYESQNCSIGQYFSGNSCYNCTTKPSSAYYTSYGTCDWSCNSGYYRDGNTCVSNTQICGIGQYANGSSCQNCVSAPIHSYYTTAGSCSWACNTNYYSTGSQCVSYTQNCGVGQYLSGNVCANCTTKPTNSFYSQTGTCDWTCDYGFTRDGSSCIQSQTYAWYNSSWNTCSASCGGGTQFRTVECRNQFGAAVSNYLCSGTMPPTSQSCNTQTCTTYSWSIGNWGTCNSNQQTRSVVCRNSNNQNVSDSYCTTSKPSTVQSCTSTTYSWQTYNWGTCSATCGGGTQTRIVQCEDDYGSVTNNWMCSGGMPPTSQSCNMQACTTYSWKTGNWGTCFNNTRDRTVLCERDDGVLVSSFYCDSGTRPASSESCVSMTYSWSIGNWGTCNSNQQTRSVVCQNNLGQTVSDGYCAITKPATVQSCTSYTYSWTTGNWGTCSGGQQTRSVSCQRSDGAMVLNSYCNSGTQPTTVQSCTAYSWYRGNPNTCGTTCGTTRTVLCQNNLGQTVADTYCTTSKPSHICSKALVWVATDSTKSCNTVCNQANSCWVEDEQEQACASGERHPTWGTFNYLFGSASNPINLGGYWIYERNNRFYCYGKNETPTYLATGKVVSCLCQ; via the coding sequence ATGCTGAAGGATAGACAATATACCTGATCTCAGTGATTATAGCTGCCAAAATATATTCGTTGACGTAGGGGTGTACCGTCCCAATTCTTGGGCATGTCGTTCTATAGAGATTCTCGCAGAAAATGGTATTGTCACGACATCTCGTTATATGAATGGTAGAAGCGTATTCCAGCCATTACAAGACATCACACGTGCCGAAGCTCTTTCTATTATTATGGATAGTGCAGGTCTTGATTTCCGAGACACGATCTATGATGATTGGAGATTTTCAAATAGTGGTGCGGTCTCTTGGCAAAAACCAGTCATGCAATATGCAAATGATAATGATATCATCTCTTCCATAAATACTTTTGGTCCTAACAAAGTCGCCTATCGTAGAGAAGTGTTTTATTATGTACAGCAATCCATCGAGAGCTGTCTCGACGGAGATTCAAGTAACAACAATAATGATGATACTGATAATTTTTACATCACCTCTGATGATGTAACTCCTACAACCAATCAATGGGTAGATATGACTGTTCGTGCTCGTGATGGAACCTCTACAGATACTGGATACAGAGGAACTGTTAATTTTGACGTGTACTATCGATCTGGGAGCTCTTCTTCTTGGATTAAAACAACCTCATCTTCGTACTATGAAATAGACAGTGATTATGATGATAGCTACACATTTACTTCTTCCAATAATGGACAGAAGACTTTGAATAATTTTATTCGATTTAAGAAAAATAATTATTCCTACAAAGTAGTCGTCTCTGATGAAGATGATGATAGTATCGAGGGGTACAAGGTATTTACGGTGGGGAGTTCAAGTAACAACAATAATGATGATACTGATAATTTTTACATCACCTCTGATGATGTAACTCCTACGACCAATCAATGGGTAGATATGACTGTTCGTGCTCGTGATGGAACCTCTACAGATACTGGCTACCGAGGAACTGTTAATTTTGACGTGTACTATCGATCTGGGAGCTCTTCTTCTTGGATTAAAACAACCTCATCTTCGTACTATGAAATAGACAGTGATTATGATGATAGCTACACATTTACTTCTTCCAATAATGGACAGAAGACTTTGAATAATTTTATTCGATTTAAGAAAAATAATTATTCCTACAAAGTAGTCGTCTCTGATGAAGATGATGATAGTATCGAGGGGTACAAGGTATTTACGGTGGGGAGTTCAAATAATGATACCTGTGACTATGGTGAGTATGAATCTGGAAATAATTGTTATACGTGTGGTAATCGCCCTTCTAACGCCTACTATCTCGAACAATGAAGCTGTGACTGGGAGTGTGACTCTGGGTATGTCGAAAGAAATGGATACTGTGAATACGAATCTCAGAACTGTAGCATCGGACAGTATTTTTCAGGAAATTCTTGTTACAACTGTACTACCAAGCCATCAAGTGCTTATTATACCAGCTACGGAACTTGTGATTGGAGCTGTAATAGTGGATATTACAGAGATGGAAATACTTGTGTAAGCAATACTCAAATATGTGGAATCGGTCAGTATGCCAATGGAAGCTCTTGTCAAAACTGTGTATCTGCTCCGATACATAGTTATTATACAACTGCTGGATCTTGTAGTTGGGCATGTAATACAAACTACTATTCGACAGGAAGCCAATGTGTATCGTATACTCAAAACTGTGGTGTAGGGCAATATCTCTCTGGTAATGTGTGTGCAAACTGTACTACAAAACCAACTAATTCATTTTATTCTCAAACTGGAACGTGTGATTGGACATGTGACTACGGGTTTACACGTGATGGAAGCTCATGTATCCAAAGCCAAACATATGCATGGTATAATAGTAGCTGGAACACATGTAGTGCAAGCTGTGGAGGAGGAACACAGTTTCGTACTGTGGAATGCCGAAATCAGTTCTGAGCAGCTGTCAGCAATTACCTCTGTAGCGGTACTATGCCACCTACTAGTCAGTCATGTAATACTCAGACATGTACGACCTACTCTTGGAGTATCGGCAATTGGGGAACATGCAATAGTAATCAACAAACTCGTAGTGTCGTATGTAGAAATAGCAATAATCAGAATGTATCAGACAGTTATTGTACGACGTCTAAACCATCAACGGTGCAGAGCTGTACGAGTACGACCTACTCATGGCAGACATATAACTGGGGTACGTGTAGTGCTACCTGTGGAGGCGGAACTCAAACTCGTATAGTACAGTGTGAAGATGACTATGGTAGTGTCACAAATAACTGGATGTGTAGCGGTGGTATGCCTCCTACCAGCCAATCATGTAATATGCAAGCATGTACGACCTATTCATGGAAAACTGGAAACTGGGGAACTTGTTTCAACAATACACGAGATCGTACTGTTCTCTGTGAAAGAGATGATGGAGTACTTGTATCCAGTTTTTACTGTGATAGTGGTACGAGACCTGCTAGTTCGGAAAGCTGTGTCAGCATGACCTACTCTTGGAGTATCGGCAATTGGGGAACATGCAATAGTAATCAACAAACTCGTAGTGTCGTATGCCAAAATAACTTAGGACAAACTGTATCAGATGGGTACTGTGCTATCACAAAGCCAGCAACGGTGCAGAGCTGTACTAGCTATACCTATTCATGGACAACTGGTAACTGGGGTACGTGTAGTGGTGGCCAACAGACTCGTAGTGTATCATGTCAGAGAAGCGATGGAGCGATGGTTTTAAATTCATATTGTAATAGTGGTACTCAGCCAACGACGGTGCAGAGCTGTACTGCATATAGCTGGTATAGAGGAAATCCGAACACTTGTGGTACGACATGCGGCACTACCAGAACTGTGTTATGCCAAAATAACCTCGGCCAAACAGTTGCTGATACATACTGCACCACGTCTAAGCCATCACATATCTGCTCAAAAGCTCTTGTATGGGTCGCGACAGACAGCACAAAATCATGTAATACGGTCTGTAACCAAGCGAATAGCTGTTGGGTGGAAGATGAGCAAGAACAAGCGTGTGCATCTGGCGAAAGACATCCTACGTGGGGAACATTTAACTATCTTTTTGGGTCCGCTTCCAATCCTATCAATCTCGGAGGGTACTGGATTTATGAGAGGAATAATCGATTCTATTGTTATGGAAAAAATGAGACACCTACCTACCTCGCAACAGGAAAAGTAGTATCATGTCTCTGTCAGTAA
- a CDS encoding helix-turn-helix domain-containing protein has protein sequence MDTHNTLKQLGFSEIESIVYLSLLQSGGDYVSTLAKRTKQGRVGLYYTLDILVQKKLVTVVKRHGAKFFIPEKPERIVNIERERLNLSEMILPSLKTLVHAEAFRPAFTLLDEKDDIDTFLDELTHSEEVLSYANMTVWYKADKDRLLKFLERILKKTKKTQLILPYHEETQTLFRHLAKKYSHLSLVTIEEGQFPFRYDIFITENVVGLFFFEDGEFRAIRIASREYADSQRAIFYLAWLGATGFVTS, from the coding sequence ATGGATACTCACAACACACTCAAACAGCTTGGATTCTCAGAAATAGAGTCCATAGTCTATCTCTCACTCCTTCAGTCATGAGGGGACTATGTATCGACGCTTGCAAAGCGGACAAAGCAGGGGAGAGTTTGACTGTACTATACCTTGGATATCTTGGTTCAGAAGAAGCTCGTAACTGTCGTAAAACGTCACGGAGCAAAATTTTTTATCCCAGAAAAGCCAGAGAGAATTGTGAATATCGAGCGAGAGCGACTCAATCTCTCCGAGATGATTCTTCCATCCCTCAAAACACTGGTTCATGCAGAGGCGTTTCGTCCTGCTTTTACGCTACTGGATGAAAAAGATGATATTGATACATTTCTCGATGAACTAACACATTCTGAAGAGGTCCTCTCCTATGCCAATATGACGGTTTGGTATAAGGCAGACAAGGATCGTCTTCTAAAATTCCTGGAGAGGATTCTCAAAAAAACCAAGAAAACCCAACTTATCCTGCCATATCATGAAGAAACACAGACACTGTTTCGTCATCTTGCAAAAAAATATTCCCACCTCTCACTGGTGACGATAGAAGAAGGACAATTCCCATTTCGCTATGATATTTTTATTACCGAAAATGTTGTCGGACTTTTCTTCTTCGAAGATGGAGAATTTCGTGCGATTCGTATTGCTAGTCGTGAATATGCTGATTCTCAAAGGGCTATATTTTATCTTGCTTGGCTGGGTGCTACAGGGTTTGTGACGAGCTAA
- a CDS encoding tRNA-dependent cyclodipeptide synthase has product MFRKKPSIAILGMSPGNSYFKENVIRGLIDQARQRFEGFRIMIPDYPAQYTYRAKGESRPESKARLKGNAIRNKVSSILGPDEQRRLTIDWKEHINTSVTYRRSIRNILVLFRNNEAFRDAVRGTTKEVLLGGRMGEVAEEKVKIGVKFLLCELAFLESAKEILGSEVTYVYHRSWPIFSDFIAGKFDGKKREIDFEVIEVETET; this is encoded by the coding sequence ATGTTTCGTAAAAAACCTTCTATAGCTATTCTCGGGATGAGTCCTGGGAATAGTTATTTTAAGGAGAACGTTATTCGCTGATTGATAGACCAGGCAAGACAACGATTCGAATGATTCAGAATAATGATTCCAGATTACCCAGCTCAATATACTTATAGGGCAAAGTGAGAAAGTCGTCCAGAAAGTAAAGCAAGACTAAAATGAAATGCCATCCGAAACAAAGTATCAAGTATTCTATGACCAGATGAGCAAAGACGCCTTACAATCGATTGGAAAGAGCATATAAATACTAGTGTTACTTATAGAAGAAGTATCAGGAACATACTTGTGCTTTTTAGAAACAATGAAGCATTCAGAGATGCGGTTCGATGAACCACAAAGGAAGTATTACTCTGATGAAGGATGTGAGAAGTGGCGGAAGAAAAAGTCAAAATAGGGGTTAAATTTCTTTTGTGTGAGCTTGCTTTTCTCGAATCTGCGAAAGAAATATTATGATCAGAAGTTACTTATGTATATCATCGTTCTTGGCCAATTTTTTCCGATTTCATAGCATGAAAATTCGATGGTAAAAAACGAGAAATAGATTTTGAAGTAATAGAAGTTGAGACGGAAACCTAA
- a CDS encoding PrgI family protein produces the protein MDMQYKIPIQVENEDTIILGLSLRQMGIIIVGLILAFGLFNKFDGQVPKTPLAIVCVLIVGVFFLVAKFRTHDMTFLPFLLNLARYKINGNGANGTGRIWTRGVDSYSPLEMGYVRPDQYEEKNKKHTKETSKLAEHVKTL, from the coding sequence ATGGACATGCAGTATAAAATCCCTATACAGGTAGAAAATGAAGATACTATTATTCTCGGTCTCAGCTTGAGACAGATGGGCATTATTATCGTAGGATTGATACTGGCATTTGGCCTCTTTAACAAATTTGACTGACAAGTACCCAAAACACCTCTAGCCATTGTCTGTGTGCTGATTGTCGGAGTTTTCTTTCTAGTAGCAAAATTTCGTACTCACGATATGACATTTCTTCCTTTCCTCCTAAACCTTGCACGATATAAGATAAATGGAAATGGTGCAAACGGTACAGGGCGTATCTGGACCCGAGGTGTGGATAGTTATTCTCCTCTTGAAATGGGGTACGTACGTCCAGACCAATATGAAGAAAAAAATAAAAAACATACAAAAGAGACCTCAAAACTTGCAGAACACGTAAAAACACTGTAA
- a CDS encoding glycosyltransferase, giving the protein MKKTLIIHDTFLYRGGGERLIIMMANALKADIASGFFSTGSYDLRKQGFTGKMISLMSPGFLHDFSWLPTRIAFVLKNGLRHFGLKWAFSRNAKKLKKDYDIIIMSGDCLSAVKHFKRKKIIYYCHTIPRYLFDQKETYEKKVPKSMLFAYQRMTKRFRKAYLKDLKKIHTLVTNSKNTQKRIKVFTKRDAQILYPPVDTTFFTPLLSDEGRVTSDEKNRQQKTLNSELSTRNYFLSFARLSSIKRVDRIVTAFQKMPEEKLILTYGKNDPEKEKIFTMIEGYKNISAICSPDDEELRKLIQEATATIYVPVDEDFGMSPVESMACGTPVIGVNDGGLKETILDGETGILIHPECKPSDIVKAVKKIQTLGDLSDNCQKRAEEFGLKHFEEELRKICS; this is encoded by the coding sequence ATGAAAAAAACCCTGATAATCCATGATACATTTCTCTATCGATGAGGAGGTGAAAGACTGATAATTATGATGGCAAATGCTCTCAAGGCGGATATTGCTTCTGGTTTTTTTAGTACAGGAAGTTATGACCTGAGAAAGCAGTGATTTACGGGAAAAATGATATCATTGATGTCTCCATGATTTCTCCATGATTTCTCTTGGTTACCTACTAGGATAGCTTTTGTGCTCAAAAACGGTCTTCGACATTTTGGCCTCAAATGGGCATTTTCTCGGAATGCAAAGAAACTCAAAAAAGACTATGATATCATCATAATGAGTGGTGACTGTCTCTCTGCAGTGAAACATTTTAAACGAAAAAAAATCATCTACTACTGCCACACTATCCCTCGGTATCTCTTTGACCAAAAAGAAACCTACGAAAAAAAGGTCCCAAAGAGTATGCTCTTTGCTTATCAGCGTATGACAAAAAGATTTCGCAAAGCATATCTGAAGGACCTCAAAAAAATACATACCCTCGTAACTAACTCAAAAAACACCCAGAAACGTATCAAGGTTTTTACAAAAAGAGATGCACAAATACTCTACCCTCCAGTGGACACGACTTTTTTCACTCCCCTATTGAGTGACGAGTGACGAGTGACGAGTGACGAGAAAAACAGACAGCAAAAAACTCTCAACTCGGAACTCTCAACTCGGAACTACTTTCTCTCCTTCGCTCGACTTTCTTCTATCAAACGTGTGGATAGAATCGTCACTGCATTTCAGAAAATGCCAGAGGAAAAACTTATCCTGACCTATGGGAAAAATGATCCTGAAAAAGAGAAAATATTTACGATGATTGAATGATACAAAAATATCTCTGCAATATGTTCACCCGATGATGAAGAACTTCGGAAACTCATACAGGAAGCAACCGCAACGATCTATGTCCCTGTGGATGAGGACTTTGGTATGAGCCCCGTCGAATCTATGGCTTGTGGAACACCAGTTATCGGAGTCAATGATGGCGGACTCAAAGAGACTATTCTGGATGGGGAAACAGGCATCTTGATTCATCCCGAGTGCAAACCAAGTGATATCGTCAAAGCTGTAAAGAAGATACAAACCCTCTGAGACCTCAGCGATAACTGTCAAAAACGGGCAGAAGAATTTGGGCTCAAGCATTTTGAGGAAGAGCTCAGAAAAATCTGTTCGTAA
- a CDS encoding ZIP family metal transporter: MDSILLITGLFIISSTGLVIHLWREIPERLLHLLVALGGGTMLSVALVHILPESLETNPVAIYAFIGGFIAIYLIEELLTPHHHDHTHGDHTHEDPHEHLHHVIIVSWIAILLHTIFDGVGIRAGMSLSPVLGVSILTGVAIHQIPVSLSLASLLRQSHFQIKTQIILLLIFAFAAPLGYLLSDIFIPSKNIFFVGLLTAFAGGSLLYVSNVEFLPMIHAQSSRKMKYITMALFIVGVVGMSLVKVLE; the protein is encoded by the coding sequence ATGGATTCTATTCTCCTTATTACAGGGCTCTTTATTATCTCCAGCACAGGACTTGTCATCCATCTCTGGCGAGAGATTCCAGAACGACTTCTGCATCTCCTCGTCGCTCTCTGAGGGGGTACAATGCTCTCAGTCGCACTGGTCCATATTCTTCCAGAGTCACTCGAAACAAATCCTGTTGCTATCTATGCTTTTATCGGTGGGTTTATCGCTATCTATCTCATAGAAGAGCTCCTTACGCCACATCATCATGACCATACACATGGTGATCATACACATGAAGACCCTCATGAACACTTACATCATGTCATCATCGTCTCATGGATTGCTATCTTGCTCCACACTATCTTTGACGGGGTGGGCATACGAGCTGGTATGAGTTTAAGTCCTGTGCTCGGTGTAAGCATCCTAACTGGTGTAGCTATTCATCAGATACCCGTTTCTCTCTCGCTGGCTTCCCTTTTGCGACAATCCCATTTTCAGATAAAAACCCAGATTATATTGCTCCTTATATTTGCTTTTGCGGCACCGCTCGGATATCTCCTCTCTGATATTTTTATCCCAAGTAAAAATATTTTCTTTGTAGGCCTTCTTACTGCCTTTGCAGGCGGATCACTGCTCTATGTCTCAAATGTAGAATTCCTCCCTATGATACATGCTCAATCCTCTCGAAAAATGAAGTATATCACTATGGCACTCTTTATCGTTGGAGTTGTTGGGATGAGTTTGGTAAAGGTTCTGGAGTAA
- a CDS encoding alpha/beta fold hydrolase, producing MYPHQSIEPKWQKYWAEHDTFECENPQKPTVLILHGWGGDSRENWLPWLQGKLQDAGYTVYVPDLPHTEKPVLEEQLLFLNKYTHLLEPNSIIIGHSLGGKLACHFAAKHHLSRGHIMLVAPTYEGQKYTSDEICEALEKYNEIPCQLDHIKLQTTVYLSDNDPYINLASAKKYYSDISDVVFHEFSGKGHFNEASGFTEFQRLFDDIVALEKKKFYALDMFPYPSGAGLHVGHPKGYTATDIIARYKHAKGYHVLHPMGWDAFGLPAENYAIKTGTHPAVTTANNITHFREQLKKFGFSFDWNREVDTTDPAYFKWSQWIFLKLFEAGLAYESDKPINFCPSCKTGLANEEVVDGKCERCGTPVEKKPIRQWVLAITKYADRLLSDIDRLDWPEGIKEMQRNWIGRSEGCQFSFTGIDCPDIEVFTTRIDTVFSAAFVVIAPDHPRVNEYILPEEKKECGKYIKKTQEESDIERTKLDKEKTGVFTGSYVINPFNKEKLPVWIGDFVLGNYGTGAVFGDAHDDRDFIFARKYGIPLKQSIAPYVTMSGENAPRNESKETKRKTVNAIIEYNNKFLVLKEPKNYRLLGGGIEDGEIPLEAIKREVVEETGYFDFSEIQEVSFSQIFARGFHHKKLHNNESHDTPCFHVVLKSLDQKEVNPSELEWHSLEWIERNEVPKLLSFEQHTYQWGQFTNPTAFTGDGILVNSGEFDGLTSEEARKVLTEKAEQEGFGKKVTNYKLRDWIFSRQRYWGEPIPLIHISEEDKKSLPTAHNTECWVDGEVLKKGDTVLGKLYQGIDSWILPDYTLPLKLPEVEKYEPSGDGQSPLATIPDWVNVRLGNNLIGKRETNTMPQWAGSCWYYLRYMDPTNSEAIVDPSIVKYWGEVDSYIGGAEHAVLHLLYARFWHKFLFDIGVVPSDEPFFKLRNVGLILGPDGEKMSKSRGNVVNPDDVIEEYGADTLRMYEMSMADFSDVSPWNTKAIIGNYRLLERIYRLFTTDEASEEFKAFLAADDMKAIKTMHKTIKKVGEDIENMKFNTAISMLNVMMNEGAPADVDNRQEWKSVLVRLLHPFAPHIAEECWSLMGNEESIYETEWPEYIEALTIDDEVMIAVQINGKLRGTYPFMRGVAVDEVRTTIESKPEIAKWLEGATILKEIFIPNKILNIVIK from the coding sequence ATGTATCCTCATCAATCCATCGAACCAAAGTGGCAAAAATACTGGGCAGAGCACGACACTTTTGAATGTGAAAATCCGCAGAAACCCACTGTTCTTATCCTTCATGGTTGGGGCTGAGACAGTAGGGAAAATTGGCTTCCATGGCTTCAAGGAAAACTCCAAGATGCATGATATACTGTCTATGTTCCTGATCTTCCCCATACAGAAAAGCCAGTCCTGGAAGAACAACTCTTATTTCTAAATAAATATACACATCTTCTCGAACCGAACAGCATCATTATCGGGCATAGTCTCGGTGGAAAACTCGCATGTCATTTTGCTGCAAAGCACCATCTCTCTCGTGGACATATTATGCTCGTAGCACCAACATACGAATGACAGAAATATACCAGTGATGAGATATGCGAAGCATTAGAAAAATATAACGAAATACCATGTCAGCTCGACCATATAAAACTTCAGACAACCGTCTATTTGTCAGATAATGACCCCTATATTAACCTTGCCTCTGCAAAAAAATATTATTCGGATATATCCGATGTAGTATTTCATGAATTTTCTGGGAAAGGACACTTCAATGAGGCATCTGGTTTCACGGAATTTCAACGACTCTTCGATGATATCGTAGCTCTTGAAAAGAAAAAATTCTACGCTCTCGATATGTTCCCCTATCCGAGTGGTGCAGGTCTCCATGTTGGTCATCCAAAGTGATATACAGCGACCGATATTATTGCTCGATACAAGCACGCGAAGGGGTACCACGTTCTTCATCCGATGGGTTGGGATGCTTTTGGCTTGCCGGCAGAAAACTACGCGATAAAAACTGGTACACATCCAGCAGTTACGACAGCCAATAATATCACACATTTTCGTGAGCAACTCAAAAAGTTTGGCTTTTCTTTTGACTGGAATCGTGAGGTCGATACGACTGATCCTGCTTATTTTAAATGGTCACAATGGATATTTCTCAAACTCTTTGAAGCAGGTCTTGCCTACGAGAGCGATAAGCCCATCAATTTTTGCCCCAGCTGTAAAACTGGATTGGCCAATGAAGAAGTCGTCGATGGAAAATGTGAACGATGTGGAACGCCGGTCGAGAAAAAACCCATTCGCCAATGGGTACTCGCTATTACAAAATATGCAGACCGACTTCTCTCTGATATTGACCGTCTCGATTGGCCAGAGGGTATCAAGGAAATGCAGAGAAACTGGATTGGACGGAGTGAGGGGTGCCAGTTTAGTTTTACATGAATTGATTGTCCAGATATAGAAGTATTTACTACAAGAATTGATACAGTTTTTAGTGCGGCATTTGTCGTTATTGCGCCTGATCATCCTCGAGTAAATGAATATATTTTGCCTGAAGAAAAAAAAGAATGTGGAAAATATATCAAAAAAACTCAGGAAGAGTCTGATATAGAAAGAACAAAACTTGATAAAGAAAAAACAGGTGTTTTTACAGGATCATACGTCATAAATCCTTTTAATAAGGAAAAATTACCTGTTTGGATTGGTGATTTTGTCCTATGAAACTATGGAACAGGAGCGGTCTTTGGTGATGCACATGATGATCGTGACTTTATCTTTGCTAGAAAATATGGAATACCATTAAAGCAAAGTATTGCCCCCTATGTCACTATGAGTGGAGAAAACGCCCCTCGGAATGAATCAAAAGAAACCAAAAGAAAAACTGTCAATGCAATTATTGAATATAATAATAAGTTTTTAGTTCTAAAAGAGCCCAAAAATTACCGTCTGCTATGAGGTGGTATCGAGGATTGAGAGATACCTCTTGAAGCAATAAAGAGAGAAGTTGTTGAGGAAACTGGATATTTTGATTTTTCTGAAATACAAGAAGTCTCATTTTCTCAAATATTTGCTCGTGGATTTCATCATAAAAAACTCCACAATAATGAATCTCATGATACTCCATGTTTTCATGTTGTGCTCAAAAGCTTGGATCAAAAAGAAGTAAACCCTTCAGAATTGGAGTGGCATAGTCTGGAGTGGATTGAAAGAAATGAGGTCCCAAAACTCCTCTCATTTGAACAACATACATACCAATGGGGTCAATTCACAAACCCTACTGCCTTCACTGGTGATGGTATCCTGGTTAATTCTGGAGAGTTTGATTGACTAACCTCAGAAGAAGCTCGCAAAGTCCTCACCGAAAAAGCAGAACAAGAAGGTTTTGGAAAGAAGGTCACAAACTACAAACTCCGAGACTGGATTTTTTCTCGTCAGCGATATTGGGGCGAGCCAATTCCGCTGATACATATTTCAGAAGAAGACAAGAAATCTCTTCCAACAGCTCACAATACTGAATGCTGGGTAGATGGAGAAGTATTGAAGAAATGAGATACAGTTCTCGGAAAACTCTACCAATGAATCGACTCTTGGATTCTCCCAGATTATACTCTTCCGCTGAAGCTTCCTGAGGTGGAAAAATACGAACCCTCTGGCGATGGACAGTCCCCTCTTGCGACGATACCTGATTGGGTCAATGTACGGCTTGGAAATAATCTCATAGGGAAAAGAGAAACCAATACGATGCCTCAGTGGGCTGGTTCTTGCTGGTACTATCTCCGTTATATGGATCCGACAAATAGTGAAGCAATCGTGGATCCCTCAATCGTGAAATATTGGTGAGAAGTCGATAGCTATATCGGTGGTGCAGAGCATGCTGTTCTTCATCTTCTCTACGCTCGTTTTTGGCATAAATTCCTGTTTGATATCGGTGTCGTGCCAAGTGATGAACCATTTTTTAAGCTCAGAAATGTCGGGCTGATTCTCGGACCAGATGGTGAAAAGATGAGTAAATCACGTGGAAATGTCGTCAATCCTGATGATGTCATCGAGGAATACGGTGCCGATACACTCCGAATGTATGAGATGAGTATGGCGGATTTCAGTGATGTCTCTCCTTGGAATACGAAGGCGATTATTGGGAATTATCGATTGCTTGAAAGAATCTATCGGCTCTTTACGACGGATGAGGCGAGTGAGGAATTCAAAGCATTTTTGGCAGCTGATGATATGAAAGCTATCAAGACGATGCATAAAACTATCAAGAAAGTCGGGGAAGATATCGAGAATATGAAATTTAATACCGCTATCTCGATGCTCAATGTGATGATGAATGAATGAGCTCCGGCTGATGTGGATAATCGACAAGAATGGAAATCAGTTCTTGTTCGACTGCTCCATCCATTTGCTCCCCATATAGCAGAAGAATGCTGGTCGCTGATGGGCAATGAAGAAAGTATCTATGAAACCGAATGGCCTGAATATATCGAAGCGCTCACTATCGATGATGAAGTGATGATTGCGGTGCAAATCAATGGAAAACTTCGAGGAACCTATCCATTTATGCGAGGCGTGGCTGTGGATGAAGTCCGCACAACCATAGAATCAAAACCAGAAATTGCCAAATGGCTCGAAGGAGCAACTATCTTGAAAGAAATCTTTATTCCCAATAAGATTCTAAATATCGTAATCAAATAA
- a CDS encoding DUF1653 domain-containing protein: MEMIGAIYRHYKSTGGNDHVYEVIGTAKHSETDEILIIYKPLYKSPWQAGCDFTARPLSMWEEMVEWNGKMVPRFTLITQQSASND, from the coding sequence ATGGAAATGATTGGTGCTATTTACCGCCACTACAAATCTACTGGATGAAATGATCACGTCTATGAGGTTATCTGAACTGCAAAACATTCTGAAACTGATGAGATTCTCATCATTTATAAACCTCTCTACAAATCTCCTTGGCAAGCATGATGTGATTTTACTGCTCGTCCTCTCTCTATGTGGGAGGAAATGGTTGAGTGGAATGGGAAGATGGTTCCAAGGTTTACTCTCATAACTCAACAATCTGCGTCTAACGACTAA